GTAGATCTTTTTACTGAATGCAAAAAGTATGGGATGAAACCTTTAGTGACATTATCCCACTTTGATACCCCCCTTTATCTTACGGAAACCTATGACGGTTGGAGCCATAAAGAAACATTGAACCATTTCTTGAGGTACGCAGAAATTGTAATGACTGAATTGAAAGATTTGGTTACTTTATGGATTCCGATTAATGAAATAAACATGATTTTACATATCCCATATTTAGGTGGTGGGGTGGTTGAATCGAGTAACAAGATGAAAGCAGCGCACAACATGTTGCTTGGAAGTGCTGGCGTTGTGAAACTAGCGCATGAAATCAACCATGATAACAAAGTAGGATGCATGCTTGCAGCGGGTCTTTATTACCCTTATACATCACATCCACAAGATGTATATTGTGCGCAAAAAGAGAATCGAAAGATGTATCTTTTTACAGATGTGCAAATTCGTGGCAGTTATCCAAAGTGGTTTACTATGCAATCTGGATTGCAAATTACAGAAAATGAGCGCAATCTTCTTAGAGACTACACAGCGGACTTTATCGCAGTGAGTTATTATACATCGCGTCTATTTGCAGATGAGAACAGAGTCGATATTGAAGGGGTAGATGGAAACTCAGCAAAGACTTTGCGCAACAAGTACCTAGACATCACACCGTGGGGAAGACAGATTGATCCATTGGGACTTAAGACAACACTTATCGATATGTACGATCGATATCAAACACCGATTTTCATCGTTGAGAATGGGTTGGGTGTAGAAGATACACTTGATCATGATTGTATAAACGATGATGATCGCATTGATTTTATACAACAACATATTTCGCAAATGACACAAGCAATATCAGAAGGCGTGGATGTT
This DNA window, taken from Erysipelothrix larvae, encodes the following:
- a CDS encoding glycoside hydrolase family 1 protein yields the protein MKNENFLWGGAISACQSEGAYNKDGRTPSIFDTLPLPNEGRWALYDNPSKALCGDFDTYPSHHAINFYDTYKEDLKLLSKLGINCFRTSISWSRVIPSLDGQVNEKGLQFYVDLFTECKKYGMKPLVTLSHFDTPLYLTETYDGWSHKETLNHFLRYAEIVMTELKDLVTLWIPINEINMILHIPYLGGGVVESSNKMKAAHNMLLGSAGVVKLAHEINHDNKVGCMLAAGLYYPYTSHPQDVYCAQKENRKMYLFTDVQIRGSYPKWFTMQSGLQITENERNLLRDYTADFIAVSYYTSRLFADENRVDIEGVDGNSAKTLRNKYLDITPWGRQIDPLGLKTTLIDMYDRYQTPIFIVENGLGVEDTLDHDCINDDDRIDFIQQHISQMTQAISEGVDVMGYLTWGIIDVISAGGGEMKKRYGLVYVDQDDYGNGSKRRIPKKSFYWYQKEIERRNFTK